One stretch of Jiangella gansuensis DSM 44835 DNA includes these proteins:
- a CDS encoding alpha-ketoacid dehydrogenase subunit beta has translation MPEIRKLSYGEAANAALRRALEERPEVLVYGEDVGVPGGVFGVTKGLRKQFGDRVFDTPISESAIIGSAVGAAMFGRRPVVEIMWTDFFLVALDQVVNQAANVRYVSEGRLTAPITIRTQQGVAPGSCAQHSQSLEAFFLHTPGIRVCMPVTAQDSYDLLLSSIACDDPVVVIENRTLYHGGKQEVSVGGPVAAIGGLRTRRSGTAATAVTWGAMSRQVVDAADVLAAEGQEVEVLETPWLDPFPWDEVLTSVAKTRRLVVAHEANRTGGFGAEVLARVAEAGIELAAPPVRVAVPDLRLPSAPGLAAAVVPAADDVTGALRQVVAAR, from the coding sequence ATGCCTGAGATCCGCAAGCTCTCGTACGGCGAGGCGGCCAACGCGGCCCTGCGCCGCGCCCTGGAGGAACGGCCCGAGGTCCTGGTGTACGGCGAGGACGTCGGCGTGCCGGGCGGCGTGTTCGGGGTGACCAAGGGCCTGCGCAAGCAGTTCGGCGACCGCGTGTTCGACACTCCCATCAGCGAGTCGGCCATCATCGGCTCCGCCGTCGGTGCCGCCATGTTCGGTCGGCGGCCGGTGGTCGAGATCATGTGGACCGACTTCTTCCTGGTCGCGTTGGACCAAGTGGTGAACCAGGCGGCGAACGTCCGCTACGTGTCGGAAGGTCGGCTCACCGCACCGATCACCATCCGCACCCAGCAGGGTGTCGCCCCGGGGTCGTGCGCCCAGCACTCGCAGAGCCTCGAGGCGTTCTTCCTGCACACGCCCGGCATCCGGGTGTGCATGCCGGTGACCGCCCAGGATTCCTACGACCTGCTGCTGTCGTCGATCGCGTGTGACGACCCCGTCGTCGTGATCGAGAACCGCACGCTCTATCACGGCGGCAAGCAGGAGGTGAGCGTCGGTGGGCCGGTGGCCGCGATCGGCGGCCTGCGCACCCGCCGCTCCGGCACCGCGGCCACTGCGGTGACCTGGGGCGCGATGTCCCGGCAGGTGGTTGACGCCGCCGACGTCCTCGCCGCGGAGGGCCAGGAGGTCGAGGTGCTCGAGACGCCCTGGCTGGACCCGTTCCCGTGGGACGAGGTGTTGACGTCCGTCGCGAAGACGCGCCGGCTCGTCGTGGCTCACGAGGCCAACCGCACCGGCGGCTTCGGCGCGGAGGTGCTCGCGCGGGTGGCGGAGGCGGGCATCGAGCTGGCGGCGCCACCGGTGCGGGTGGCCGTGCCGGACCTGCGGCTGCCCTCGGCGCCAGGACTGGCGGCCGCGGTGGTTCCGGCGGCCGACGATGTCACCGGAGCGCTGCGGCAGGTGGTGGCGGCCCGCTGA
- a CDS encoding SDR family NAD(P)-dependent oxidoreductase, which translates to MSVAVDLGGRRALVTGGAGGLGLACARALVDAGARVAVCDLPGDGVKGAVGELGDAAFGIEADLTETGRPAAVVEAAVAGLGGLDTLVNCAGIMETTPMAQVGEAAWRRIVDVNLTATFLVTQAAANAMAGHGGAVVTLASVAGRSGRPNAVHYAASKAALLSMTKSAAMAYGPAVRVNAVCPGVFRTPMWDGIIADRGREFGPGAGEAYLREVTSAAPLRREGRPGELAAVVLFLVSDLASYVTGQAVNVDGGLEMH; encoded by the coding sequence GTGAGCGTTGCTGTCGACCTCGGGGGCCGCCGTGCCCTGGTCACCGGGGGTGCCGGTGGCCTCGGCCTGGCCTGTGCCCGGGCGCTCGTGGACGCCGGTGCCCGCGTCGCGGTCTGCGATCTGCCGGGTGACGGCGTGAAGGGCGCCGTCGGCGAACTCGGCGACGCGGCGTTCGGGATCGAGGCGGACCTCACCGAGACCGGCCGGCCGGCGGCAGTGGTCGAGGCGGCGGTCGCCGGGCTGGGTGGCCTCGACACCCTCGTCAACTGCGCCGGCATCATGGAGACCACGCCGATGGCCCAGGTCGGCGAGGCCGCCTGGCGGCGCATCGTCGACGTCAACCTCACCGCGACGTTCCTGGTCACCCAGGCCGCCGCGAACGCCATGGCCGGCCACGGTGGCGCCGTCGTCACCCTGGCTTCGGTGGCCGGGCGGTCCGGGCGTCCCAACGCGGTCCACTACGCGGCCAGCAAGGCGGCGCTGCTGTCCATGACCAAGTCGGCGGCGATGGCGTACGGGCCGGCGGTTCGCGTCAACGCCGTGTGCCCGGGCGTCTTCCGCACGCCGATGTGGGACGGCATCATCGCCGACCGCGGCCGCGAGTTCGGCCCCGGCGCCGGCGAGGCCTACCTGCGGGAGGTCACGTCCGCGGCGCCGCTGCGCCGGGAGGGCCGCCCCGGCGAACTCGCCGCCGTCGTGCTGTTCCTCGTCAGCGACCTCGCGTCCTACGTGACCGGCCAAGCGGTCAACGTCGACGGCGGATTGGAGATGCATTGA
- a CDS encoding lyase family protein, which produces MAGGAIPGPFRLLTALYADEPMTRVFSEEATVDGWLRAELALCQAQASVGVVDDEDVQALKRRIAERPVDLPTLWAESRNVGYPVLPLVRQLADPVDGSRPPRVHWGATTQDIMDTGLVLQLAAAGRRLEELLRELGDALAVLTERHRGTVMAARTHAQQAVPTTFGAKIAAYLGQVTRNLARQRAATTAVSVVSLYGAGGTSAALGTAAGAVRRAMAGELGLAADDVPWHVARDRLVEFGAACAAAAGTAGRFGREVADLSRTEIAEVREIDGHHRGASSTMPQKRNPISSEAMLGFSVHAATLLPGLYRALEAGHERATGEWQAEWMILPDLACSTAAAVALAAGTAHGLQVDPAAMAANMGAEGGSVLSEAYMMRLAPHLGREKAHDTVYAAAGRARAEDTTLDDVLRRTAEVVALLPDGITPGEYVGEAESICDRALEAWSVQREAKGR; this is translated from the coding sequence ATGGCCGGTGGTGCGATTCCGGGGCCGTTCCGGCTGCTCACCGCGTTGTACGCGGACGAGCCGATGACACGCGTGTTCAGCGAGGAGGCCACCGTCGACGGGTGGTTGCGCGCCGAGCTGGCGCTGTGCCAGGCGCAGGCGAGCGTCGGCGTCGTCGACGACGAGGACGTCCAGGCGCTGAAGCGGCGCATCGCGGAGCGGCCGGTCGACCTGCCGACACTGTGGGCGGAGTCGCGCAACGTCGGCTACCCGGTATTGCCCCTGGTGCGGCAGCTGGCCGATCCGGTCGACGGGTCCAGGCCGCCGCGGGTGCACTGGGGCGCGACCACGCAGGACATCATGGACACCGGGCTGGTGCTGCAGCTTGCCGCGGCCGGGCGGCGGCTCGAGGAGCTGCTGCGCGAACTCGGCGACGCCCTGGCCGTGTTGACCGAGCGGCACCGGGGAACCGTGATGGCCGCCCGGACCCACGCCCAGCAGGCGGTGCCGACCACATTCGGAGCCAAGATCGCCGCGTACCTCGGCCAGGTGACGCGGAACCTGGCCCGCCAGCGGGCGGCGACGACAGCGGTCAGTGTCGTCTCGCTCTACGGCGCCGGCGGCACGTCGGCGGCGCTGGGAACGGCGGCGGGTGCCGTCCGGCGGGCGATGGCCGGCGAGCTCGGGCTGGCCGCGGACGACGTCCCGTGGCACGTGGCGCGCGACCGACTCGTCGAGTTCGGTGCGGCCTGCGCGGCCGCCGCCGGGACGGCCGGCCGGTTCGGGCGTGAGGTCGCGGACCTGTCCCGGACCGAGATCGCCGAGGTGCGCGAGATCGACGGCCACCATCGGGGCGCGTCGTCGACCATGCCGCAGAAGCGCAACCCGATCTCGTCGGAGGCGATGCTCGGGTTCAGCGTGCACGCGGCCACCCTGCTGCCCGGGCTGTACCGGGCGCTCGAGGCCGGTCACGAACGAGCCACCGGCGAATGGCAGGCCGAGTGGATGATCCTGCCGGACCTGGCCTGCAGCACGGCCGCAGCGGTGGCGCTGGCCGCCGGCACGGCGCACGGCCTGCAGGTCGACCCCGCAGCCATGGCGGCGAACATGGGCGCCGAGGGCGGGTCGGTGCTGTCCGAGGCGTACATGATGCGCTTGGCGCCGCACCTGGGACGAGAGAAGGCGCACGACACCGTCTATGCGGCCGCGGGGCGGGCTCGCGCCGAAGACACGACGCTCGACGACGTCCTGCGGCGCACCGCCGAGGTCGTCGCACTGCTGCCCGACGGCATCACCCCCGGCGAGTACGTCGGCGAGGCCGAATCGATCTGCGACCGCGCCCTGGAGGCGTGGTCGGTCCAGCGAGAGGCGAAGGGACGATGA
- a CDS encoding Fur family transcriptional regulator: MSAREQPVKEHRRTRQRAAVDEVLDETEDFISAQELHSVLRDRGAGVGLATVYRTLQTLADDGKVDVLRSDGGEAVYRRCVREEHHHHLVCRSCGATVEIAGPAVERWASSVAEKHGYVDVSHTLEIFGTCPRCAARS; encoded by the coding sequence GTGTCGGCACGCGAACAACCGGTCAAGGAGCACCGCCGGACGCGGCAGCGCGCCGCGGTCGACGAGGTGCTCGACGAGACCGAGGACTTCATCAGCGCCCAGGAGTTGCACTCCGTGCTGCGGGACCGGGGCGCCGGCGTGGGGCTGGCCACGGTCTACCGAACTCTGCAGACGTTGGCCGACGACGGCAAGGTCGACGTCCTGCGCTCCGACGGCGGCGAGGCCGTCTATCGCCGCTGCGTGCGCGAGGAGCATCACCACCACCTGGTCTGCCGCTCGTGCGGGGCGACGGTGGAGATCGCCGGTCCGGCGGTGGAGCGCTGGGCCTCGTCGGTCGCTGAGAAGCACGGGTACGTCGACGTCTCGCACACGCTGGAGATCTTCGGTACCTGCCCGCGCTGCGCTGCTCGGTCCTGA
- a CDS encoding sugar ABC transporter substrate-binding protein, which yields MRSAAFAGVLAVALAACATEATTDETGAEESGGSESCRIAIDNGSGTGFPYPNAGANGIIDKAEELGCEVIAHLDGKSDVQTEAANVQNIIAQEPDGVIIIPANAAEAGRFVDQMTEAGIKVVSFHSIIGADRAIDDVYPSLSSLVIENETGVGAMVGEAMMESVPEGGPIGLVLGAPGYAENTLRVEEFRAVTEGTFEIVAEQPGGWVADQGQTACASMLNANPGIVGFYAISDDMAVGCQQAVDAVGSSAVVWGVGGAQLGIDSIAAGGMDGTVCYKPYDGGARAMEELKKAIDDDSYGTGELVFYDTPVITAENVDECEPQW from the coding sequence GTGAGGTCCGCTGCATTCGCCGGCGTGCTGGCGGTGGCTCTGGCCGCGTGCGCGACCGAGGCGACCACCGACGAGACCGGGGCGGAGGAGTCGGGCGGGTCCGAGAGCTGCCGGATCGCGATCGACAACGGCTCCGGCACCGGCTTCCCGTACCCCAACGCCGGAGCGAACGGCATCATCGACAAGGCCGAGGAGCTCGGCTGCGAGGTGATCGCGCACCTGGACGGCAAGAGCGACGTCCAGACCGAGGCCGCGAACGTCCAGAACATCATCGCCCAGGAGCCCGACGGTGTGATCATCATCCCGGCGAACGCGGCCGAGGCCGGCCGGTTCGTCGACCAGATGACCGAGGCCGGCATCAAGGTGGTCAGCTTCCACAGCATCATCGGCGCGGACCGGGCCATCGACGACGTCTACCCGTCGCTCAGCTCCCTGGTCATCGAGAACGAGACGGGCGTCGGCGCGATGGTCGGCGAGGCCATGATGGAGAGCGTCCCGGAGGGCGGGCCGATCGGCCTGGTGCTGGGCGCTCCGGGCTATGCCGAGAACACCCTGCGGGTGGAGGAGTTCCGCGCGGTCACCGAGGGGACCTTCGAGATCGTCGCCGAGCAGCCCGGCGGCTGGGTCGCCGACCAGGGGCAGACGGCGTGCGCCTCGATGCTCAACGCCAACCCCGGGATCGTCGGCTTCTACGCGATCTCCGACGACATGGCGGTCGGCTGCCAACAGGCGGTCGACGCGGTCGGGTCCAGCGCCGTCGTGTGGGGCGTCGGCGGTGCGCAGCTGGGCATCGACTCGATCGCCGCCGGCGGCATGGACGGCACCGTCTGCTACAAGCCGTACGACGGCGGCGCCCGCGCGATGGAGGAACTCAAGAAGGCCATCGACGACGACTCCTACGGCACCGGCGAGCTGGTCTTCTACGACACGCCAGTGATCACCGCGGAGAACGTCGACGAATGCGAGCCGCAGTGGTGA
- a CDS encoding thiamine pyrophosphate-dependent dehydrogenase E1 component subunit alpha, whose amino-acid sequence MTETETGTEVLLRDLCDMWRVRLLEEKIRDLRLNGDVVGSVHLCIGQEAGPVGACSALEPADALFATYRGHGWALARGVPAVGILAELLGRATGVNGGRGGSAYFSAPEYGFHGENSIVGGGAPLAVGAALAGRFDGTGRVALCVFGDGAMNQGSVHESMNFAAAFDLPVVFVCENNEYSELTPIRDMVRADVLADRARAYGILGERIDGNDPAVVRDRVGDAVQSAREGGGPVLLELMTARLVGHYIGDAEQYRQPGELERLAENEPIARLERTLRSAGTPEPEIEAARDDAAREIETATQEASAAPLADAEAVRRHVHA is encoded by the coding sequence ATGACGGAAACGGAGACCGGCACCGAGGTGCTGCTGCGCGATCTATGCGACATGTGGCGCGTCAGGTTGCTCGAGGAGAAGATCCGCGACCTCCGCCTGAACGGCGACGTCGTCGGCTCGGTGCACCTGTGCATCGGGCAGGAGGCAGGCCCGGTGGGAGCCTGCTCGGCGCTGGAGCCGGCCGACGCGCTGTTCGCGACGTACCGCGGGCACGGGTGGGCGCTGGCCCGCGGCGTGCCGGCCGTGGGCATCCTGGCGGAGTTGCTGGGCCGGGCGACCGGCGTCAACGGCGGGCGTGGCGGGTCGGCGTACTTCAGCGCGCCCGAGTACGGCTTCCACGGTGAGAACTCCATCGTCGGGGGTGGGGCTCCGTTGGCGGTGGGCGCGGCACTGGCCGGCCGGTTCGACGGCACCGGGCGGGTGGCCCTGTGCGTCTTCGGCGACGGCGCGATGAACCAGGGCTCGGTGCACGAGTCGATGAACTTCGCCGCCGCGTTCGACCTGCCGGTCGTCTTCGTCTGCGAGAACAACGAGTACTCCGAGCTGACGCCGATCCGCGACATGGTCCGCGCCGACGTGCTCGCCGACCGGGCCCGGGCCTACGGGATCCTGGGCGAGCGGATCGACGGCAACGATCCCGCCGTGGTCCGTGACCGGGTCGGCGATGCCGTCCAGAGCGCTCGCGAGGGCGGCGGCCCGGTCCTGCTGGAGCTCATGACGGCGCGTTTGGTGGGCCACTACATCGGCGACGCCGAGCAGTACCGGCAACCCGGTGAGCTGGAACGGCTGGCCGAGAACGAGCCCATCGCCCGGCTGGAGCGGACGCTGCGCTCGGCGGGGACACCCGAACCCGAGATCGAGGCGGCGCGCGACGATGCCGCCCGCGAGATCGAGACGGCGACGCAGGAGGCGTCGGCCGCCCCGTTGGCCGACGCCGAGGCCGTGAGGAGGCACGTGCATGCCTGA
- a CDS encoding sugar ABC transporter ATP-binding protein, with product MSGVLLEARGVSKRFPNGTEALRQVSLTVDEGSIHGLVGANGAGKSTLFKIIAGALPPTAGRIRWRGADVDWNAPGDSRAAGVSTIHQHIPLVPTLTVLENVYIGELSGVFRKAPLLRRYEELCERLGYRADPDREVGQLPLGERQMVAVAQALAGGAALVCMDEPTASMASAEVDVLFAAVRRLRADGVSFVFCSHFLDQVLELTDAITVLRDGQVVASAPTASLDENTLVDAMVGRDLHAIEEHRAEPMPAGAPVLLEARGLASPGRLDGVDLTVRSGEIVGVAGMLGSGRSELLEALFGADSRCSGTVSVRGEPVPHRVRARVEAGVALVPEDRARQGLVPAWEIWRNVSLPGIAELSRHGVPDHAAELDRAERAIADLGIRTPSAETPVAALSGGNAQKVVFAKWLFGGGHVFLLDEPTVGVDVGAKADILRLVRGFAAAGKAVVIVSSAFEELLAVAHRIVVMRAGRVVAERLAAETDEPELLALSSGLTTVSGASRR from the coding sequence GTGAGCGGCGTCCTGCTCGAGGCCCGCGGTGTCTCGAAGCGGTTCCCCAACGGGACCGAGGCATTGCGGCAGGTGAGCCTCACCGTCGACGAGGGCTCGATCCACGGGCTGGTCGGCGCGAACGGTGCCGGCAAGTCCACCCTGTTCAAGATCATCGCAGGTGCCCTGCCGCCGACGGCCGGACGGATCCGGTGGCGCGGCGCGGATGTCGACTGGAACGCCCCGGGCGACTCCCGGGCGGCCGGTGTCTCGACCATCCACCAGCACATCCCGCTGGTGCCCACGCTGACGGTGCTGGAGAACGTCTACATCGGTGAACTCTCCGGGGTGTTCCGCAAGGCGCCGTTGCTGCGGCGCTACGAGGAGCTGTGCGAGCGGCTGGGCTATCGGGCCGACCCGGACCGTGAGGTCGGCCAGCTGCCCCTGGGGGAGCGGCAGATGGTCGCCGTCGCCCAGGCCCTGGCCGGCGGCGCGGCCTTGGTGTGCATGGACGAGCCGACGGCGTCGATGGCGAGTGCCGAGGTCGATGTACTGTTCGCGGCGGTCCGCCGGCTGCGCGCCGACGGGGTCTCGTTCGTGTTCTGCTCGCACTTCCTCGACCAGGTGCTGGAGCTCACCGATGCGATCACGGTGCTGCGCGACGGACAGGTGGTGGCGTCCGCGCCGACGGCGAGCCTGGACGAGAACACGCTCGTCGACGCGATGGTGGGGCGGGACCTGCACGCGATCGAGGAGCACCGCGCCGAGCCGATGCCGGCCGGCGCGCCGGTGCTGCTGGAGGCTCGCGGCCTGGCGTCTCCGGGACGGCTCGACGGCGTGGATCTCACCGTCCGCTCCGGCGAGATCGTCGGTGTCGCGGGGATGCTCGGCTCGGGCCGGTCGGAGCTGCTCGAAGCCCTGTTCGGGGCCGACTCGCGGTGCTCGGGAACGGTGAGCGTCCGCGGTGAGCCGGTGCCGCACCGGGTGCGGGCCCGGGTCGAGGCCGGTGTCGCGCTGGTACCGGAGGACCGCGCCCGCCAGGGGCTGGTGCCGGCCTGGGAGATCTGGCGCAACGTGTCCCTGCCGGGCATCGCCGAGCTGTCGCGTCACGGCGTGCCCGACCACGCCGCAGAGCTCGACCGCGCGGAGCGGGCCATCGCCGACCTCGGTATCCGTACGCCGTCCGCCGAGACCCCGGTGGCAGCGCTGTCCGGCGGGAACGCCCAGAAGGTGGTCTTCGCCAAGTGGCTGTTCGGCGGCGGCCACGTCTTCCTGCTGGACGAGCCGACGGTCGGGGTGGACGTCGGCGCCAAGGCGGACATCCTCCGGCTCGTGCGCGGGTTCGCCGCGGCGGGCAAGGCGGTGGTGATCGTGTCCTCGGCCTTCGAGGAGTTGCTGGCGGTTGCCCACCGCATCGTGGTCATGCGCGCGGGACGGGTCGTCGCCGAGCGCCTGGCCGCCGAGACCGACGAACCGGAGCTGCTGGCGTTGTCCAGCGGCCTGACGACCGTGAGTGGAGCGAGCCGACGATGA